The following are from one region of the Coffea eugenioides isolate CCC68of chromosome 2, Ceug_1.0, whole genome shotgun sequence genome:
- the LOC113761221 gene encoding probable RNA-binding protein EIF1AD, protein MGGGRKNLRRAVEEETLTLQQGQSIMQVVDLRGSNLIEVMDAKRERLLAIFPAKFQKSMWIKRGNFVVVDETGREEAAEFGRKVGCVVIQVLFYERVRVLQKSPEWPEVFKAATSGNSKQDLQSHTSNMEENDNSSDDDGLPPLEANTNRLRPFQSHSDTESASDSDSEA, encoded by the exons ATGGGAGGTGGACGGAAAAATTTGAGGAGGGCTGTTGAGGAAGAGACCTTAACGCTTCAACAAGGGCAAAGCATCATGCAAGTTGTGGACCTACGGGGCTCCAATCTTATTGAG GTAATGGATGCAAAAAGAGAAAGATTGTTAGCTATATTTCcagcaaaatttcaaaagagCATGTGGATAAAACGAG GGAACTTTGTGGTGGTTGACGAGACTGGAAGGGAGGAAGCAGCTGAATTTGGTCGGAAAGTAGGTTGCGTTGTTATACAAGTGCTCTTTTATGAACGAGTACGAGTGCTCCAAAAATCTCCTGAATG GCCAGAAGTATTTAAAGCAGCAACTTCAGGAAATTCGAAGCAGGATTTGCAGTCGCACACTTCAAATATGGAGGAGAATGACAATTCAAGTGATGATGATGGACTTCCACCTTTAGAAGCCAATACAAACAGATTGAGACCTTTCCAATCACATTCAGATACAGAGTCAGCTTCAGATTCTGATTCCGAGGCCTGA